AAGTCCCTCGCTTTTACTCCATATCAATCCACTTTCTCGAGTCATGGCCATGGAAGCTCTGTTTACCCTGTCCTTTCATTCCAGGATAAGttagaggtagatgctgcttaTCCTTTCTGATTTTCACATTACGTTTACGTAGTGTCGGAGAAGAGTAATCATTTATGCATCTTCTTTTTGCGTTTTTAGTTCTCGATGATTTATCTATCCTTTAATTCAATTATGCTGGTACTCGAGGATTCTTAAAGCTTTTGATAATCTTGATTTCTTCGGTGGAGTTGCCTATTGATGTGAAATTTAGCTTCAAATGCTGTGTTAAACAGGGTGGATGAGAATAAATTTGGGTAACTGCGAATCAACTTGGACTGTTGTTCGAAGTTGCATAGAACTGACATTCTCCACTTGTTATAGATGAGTTTGTAAATTTATGTATCCCAAAATTAAGAAATGACATAAGGAAGAGGATAGAAATGGAGGCGCAATCAGTCATAGCAAGAAGCacaattttattatgttttgtTGGGTCACTGAGAAGGAAAAGGGTGGGTTTCGTTGTTTTCTCTCGCCAAAGAGACCCAACAGAGCGAGCTTTAGCACGCAAGGTATTACTTTTCTCAACATCCTAGATTTAATGTCTATTTGATGTTATTTTATATCCTCTTTGTTTTTGCTCTAGAATTTTCAGGCTTTCTCGCTTTCTTGAAATATTCTTATTATGCTTACTGGATGTGATGTAATTACTTTGTGCTTGTGGAGTGAGTAAATTTTCATGCTTATGCTCAGTACAGATAATATGGGAGTGGAAGCAGGATCAAAGCGTCTGCAGCAAGGAAATCTCTGTAGATTGTGCATCATTAATACAAACTTTACATAGGAAAAGTTTGCCTCATCTAGCTCATGAACTTATGCTAGAGATGAAATCCCAAGATCTTCTAcccagcaactctaccctttcAGCTATGATGCTTTGTTATGCCGATAATGGCCTTTTCCCTCAAGCTCAAGTGATATGGGAGGAATTGTTGAATTCTTCTTTTATGCCTAGTATTCAACTAGTTTCTCAAATAATTGACGCTTATGGGAAGTGGGGACTTTTTAATGAAGTAATGAAAATTCTGGACCAATTAAGTTACAGTAATTTCAGCATGTTAAATGAGGCTTACTCACTGGCTATATCTTGCTTTGGAAAAGGAGGACAGCTGCAGTTGATGGAGCAAACTTTGAAGGAGATGGTTTCAAGGGGTTTCCCAGTAGACTTCGCCACTGGTAATGCCTTTATCAGATATTCAAGTATCCATGGTTCTTTGACTGAGATGGAAGCTGCTTATAATCGCTTGAAGAGCTCTAGACATCTCATAGACAGAGAAGGAATAAGAGCAATgtcatttaaatatataaaggaaaagaaatttTACAAGCTAGGTGAGTTCCTGAGAAATGTTGGTCTTGGTAGGAAAGATGTGGGAAACCTTATATGGAACTTGCTGCTGCTATCTTATGCAGCCAATTTCAAAATGAAAAGTTTGCAGAGGGAATTTCTGAGAATGTTGGAAGCTGGTTTCAAACCTGATGTCACTACATTTAACATTCGAGCTTTGGCATTTTCAAGAATGGCTTTGTTGTGGGATCTCCATCTTAGCCTTGAACACATGAAGCAGGAAAAGGTTTCTCCTGATCTAGTGACTTGTGGTTGTGTGGTAGATGCTTACT
The Manihot esculenta cultivar AM560-2 chromosome 1, M.esculenta_v8, whole genome shotgun sequence genome window above contains:
- the LOC110615725 gene encoding pentatricopeptide repeat-containing protein At3g42630 isoform X1 gives rise to the protein MEAQSVIARSTILLCFVGSLRRKRVGFVVFSRQRDPTERALARKIIWEWKQDQSVCSKEISVDCASLIQTLHRKSLPHLAHELMLEMKSQDLLPSNSTLSAMMLCYADNGLFPQAQVIWEELLNSSFMPSIQLVSQIIDAYGKWGLFNEVMKILDQLSYSNFSMLNEAYSLAISCFGKGGQLQLMEQTLKEMVSRGFPVDFATGNAFIRYSSIHGSLTEMEAAYNRLKSSRHLIDREGIRAMSFKYIKEKKFYKLGEFLRNVGLGRKDVGNLIWNLLLLSYAANFKMKSLQREFLRMLEAGFKPDVTTFNIRALAFSRMALLWDLHLSLEHMKQEKVSPDLVTCGCVVDAYLDRRLGKNLDFALNKMNLEGSPVISTDPFVFEVLGKGDFHSSAEAFLESKRYRNWTYRELVLLYLRKQYRSNQIFWNY
- the LOC110615725 gene encoding pentatricopeptide repeat-containing protein At3g42630 isoform X2, yielding MFCWVTEKEKGGFRCFLSPKRPNRASFSTQVQIIWEWKQDQSVCSKEISVDCASLIQTLHRKSLPHLAHELMLEMKSQDLLPSNSTLSAMMLCYADNGLFPQAQVIWEELLNSSFMPSIQLVSQIIDAYGKWGLFNEVMKILDQLSYSNFSMLNEAYSLAISCFGKGGQLQLMEQTLKEMVSRGFPVDFATGNAFIRYSSIHGSLTEMEAAYNRLKSSRHLIDREGIRAMSFKYIKEKKFYKLGEFLRNVGLGRKDVGNLIWNLLLLSYAANFKMKSLQREFLRMLEAGFKPDVTTFNIRALAFSRMALLWDLHLSLEHMKQEKVSPDLVTCGCVVDAYLDRRLGKNLDFALNKMNLEGSPVISTDPFVFEVLGKGDFHSSAEAFLESKRYRNWTYRELVLLYLRKQYRSNQIFWNY